The genomic DNA GGCGTTTCGGATCATCTGAAAAAGTTTGCTCCCGAATATGGCGACAAGTTCCTCAAACCGGAATTCGAAACCGACTGGCACGATTCGCTGTTGGATGTCGGCATCGCAACGCTCAAGGCGGGGCTGACCAATGTCCTGACGATCGGTTCGGGACGGGGCGAGATCTTCGGCGCGTGGAAGGGACTGGGGATCGCACAAGCCGGTCACAACCTTGGCCACATGGATCAACCCGACAATCCGATCTGGATCAAGATCCGCCAGTACAACTGCCAGATGCTCGTCAAATTGATGAAAGAACTGGAATCGGTGCCGGAAGGGGACGGAACGATGATGGACAACACGTTGATCGTCTACACCAGCAACAACGCGAACAAGCAGCACACAAGCGGCGACAACTGGCCCTTCATCCTGTTGGGCAATTGTGCGGGGCGGCTGAAGACGGGGCAGTTCATTCAGATGAACGATAAGCGTCCGATCAATGCACTCTACACCACGCTGCTGCATGCGGTCGGCGACACGCGCGACCGATTCAACATGAACAAGAATACGGCGGGAGTTCACGACACTAAGGTCGGCCCGATCGAAGAGATCATGGCCTAACGCGACTTGACGGCTGAACATTCGCCTCAGCTGTGAACTACGAATCCGATCTCAATCTGCAATCCGCGGCGTGCCACTGACTTTGAAACCGATGCCAATGCTCCGACTCTCCTCATTGCTTGCGTTTTTGCTGATCGTCCCTTCGCTTGGATCGTGGACGGTGGCCGATCAGCCGCCGATGTCGGGGGCGACGGCGACAGCGTTTCTGCATCAGTACTGTATCGATTGTCACGACGCCAACACGCAGGAAGGTGGCGTCGCTCTGGATGAACTGTCCGACGCCACCATCGACAACGCCGAGCTTTGGAAGACGGTTTGGGAACAGGTTGCGCTAAAAGAGATGCCGCCGGCGGACGAATTGCAGCCCGATCCAATCCTGCGTTGGAAGCTGTCGACGTGGATCACCGCGGAATTGCAGCGGGCGATGAAAGATCATGGCGGATTCGAAACGCACCTGCATCCGACCAAGGGGAATCATCTGGATCACGATCTGTTGTTCGGAGAGATTCCTGGATGGATCGAGCCGACTTCCACCCCGGCGCGGTTGTGGCGTCTGCATCCCCAAGAACATCTCACGCGATTGAACGAGCTGATCACGCGCGAACCCGACTTCGATTCCAAACGCCCCGGGTTGCGAACTCGCGGCGATCACATCAATCCGAATCTCGATGGCGAAGTGAAAGTCTATTATGGACTGGATCGCGTGATTGGTTGGGTTGGAGGCACGGCCGCTTATGCCGCCGCGATCACCGGATTCCCGCCGATGCTGACGACTGAAAATCACCATGGCCTGCGAAACTATGCCAACCTCTATTCGGTGAACGGATCCGAAGCGACTCAGATCGCCAACACAGCCGAAGACATTTTGCGGTTCATGGCCTACGGACCCGATGCCGAACCGTACCAGTTCGCCGACAAGGTTGGCCAAATCGACAAGAAGTACAAACATGGCGATTTGCGTGGGCTGGCGCAGAGTCTCTTTTATGGCAAATCCCCCAAGCGCCCGATCACTCCCGTCCACGACCTGATGGCCAAGGAGAACGATACGCAGCAGGATCGAATCGTGGCTGTCAATTATCTGTTCGAAGCCCTGACCTGCCGCCCGCCGACCGACGCGGAGACCGCCGAATATCTGGGACTATTAAACGATGCGATCGCCGACCTCGGGAAAGAGGATGGGGCGTTGCTCGGTCTGACGCCGATCTTCTTGGATCGCGACGCGCTGTTTCGTCCCGAGTTAGCCGAATACGGGACGCCCGACCAATATGGCCGCGTCCTTTTGCAGGACCAAGAACTGGCGTTGGCGATCAATGCGGCTTTCAGCTACATCCCGCCGGACGAAGCGCTGCAGCAAGCGGTTGCCGACGGGCGTTTAAAGACACGGCAGGATGCAAAACGCGAGATCGAACGGATCCTGGCCGACGACAGTATTCGGAAGCCTCGCGTGTTGCAGTTCTTTCGCGAGTTCTTCGATTACGACCGGGCAGGCCATGTCTGCAAGGATAACAAAGCGTTGGTTGGTGCCGGGGGTGAGGTGAACGCAGAGCGGCACTATCGAGCGATGTTTGCGATGACGGCGAACACCGATCGGTTGATCGAATTGATTCTGCAGGAAGACAAAAACGTTTTGGGCGAGCTGCTGACCACCGACCGCGTCGTCTACAACGCACCGCAGGATGCTCCTTACTTTGGCCAGTTCATCAGCTCCGATCCGCCACCGAAGCCAAAAGCCGTCGAGGGGAAGAAGCCCGCCCGACAGATGCGGCGGGTGACGATTCAAAATGCTAAGCTGCCCAAAGGGGAAACGATTCACGCCCGCGTTGCCCAGGTCGTCAAACCGCTGAATACGGCACGAACGCTGACGACTCTGCCGCCCGATCAGCGGCGAGGGATCCTAACGCATCCCAGTTGGTTGGTCGCGCATACCGATGCGATGGACAACCACGCGATCTTGCGTGGCCGTTGGATTCGCGAGCGTCTGCTCGGCGACGCGGTCCCCGACGTTCCGATCACTGTCGATGCGATGCTACCCGTCGAGCCGAAGTCGACGTTGCGGCATCGGATGCGTGTGACGCGAGCCGATGAATGCTGGCGTTGCCACCGCAAGATGGACCCGCTGGGGCTGCCGTTTGAAATGTACAACCATCTCGGGCTGTATCGGACCGAAGAGCAGAAGGAGCCTGTTGACACGAGCGGTGCAATCATCGATAGCGGCGATCCCGAGCTGGACGGCCCCGTCGAAAACGCGTTGGAGATGATCAATCGTTTGGCGACCAGCCAACGCGTGCAACAGGTCTTCGTCCGCCACGCCTTCCGTTTCTGGATGGGGCGCAACGAAACGATCCACGATGCTCCCGTGTTGCAAGATGCCCACCGCGCCTACCAAGAGAGCGGCGGCAGCATGAAAGCTCTGCTCGCATCGCTACTCACCTCCGACGCCTACCTTTACCGCAAGGTCGATCGCGGTGCGGATGCGGACGGATAGACGCTGTCGGGTCGTTTGGCGAAGGTTTGTGAACGGAAATCGAGGTGCTCGACGAGTCGACTTTTGCGGCTGCGCTCTACTGCGGATCAACGTCGGGCAGCGGGAAGAGCGGTCGGATCTCGACGGTCCCTTTTTTCGCGGGCGGCAGGCGCGAAGCAATGGCGATCGCTTCGTCGAGATCGTCCACATCGATGATGTAGTAACCGCCTAATTGTTCGGTTGTCTCGGCAAAAGGCCCGTCGGTTACCTGTCGCTTCCCCTCGCGGACACGGACACTGGTCGCCGTCGTCACGGAGTGCAGCGGCGACGACGCGATCCACTTGCCGGATTTGGCCAGTTCATCGGTAATGCCCATCGATTCCACCATGCACGCTTTCCGTTCCGCCTCGGTCCACGATTCCTCCGAACCGTAAATCAATAACATGTATTTCATTATGCAATCCTATCTTCAGCAGGGTCGTTTACGTTTTTATTCACTTGAGCACGCCGGCAGATCGCGGTGCACGCCAGCACGGTGAGCGTTCCAATGCATAGGGCCATCGCACCGGTTTGTAGACCGCTAGCCAGCGGCAAGGGCAGCGCGATCCCGGTCGCACCGAAAAGGTACGCTGAGACGCACAGTGGGCATTTGGGAATCATACACAATCCGAGGCTTGGCAAAGCCCAGCGGAGCATGTGCGTTGCGCGGTGGGGCCGCAGATTCTCGACACCATCGCACCGGCAGAAGATGCAACGCCTCATGATTGGATTTCCACCAAATCCGTCGTGTCATATTCGTCGTGCCGACGCCACCATTGATACGGTTCGGATTGTGGCCAGCCAGGCGGGGAGTCCTCCCACATTTCTTGCCGCCCCAATGGCGTCAGGTCAAGCAGCGTGAAGTTGCTCAACAGCACCTCCGCTCCGCGCTTGCCCGTGAAGTACGTTTGGTAAATTTTTTGGTCGTCACGTAAGAAGATACTCAGGCCATGCGTTTCTCCATCGGGCGTGGACACTCCAAAATCTTCGTTGAACGTGGTTCCCGCGGACGAGTACCATGGAAGCTTCCACCCCATCCGCTTTTGGTAAGTGAGCAAGTTCGCCAATGGGCCGCGCGATACCAACGCGAGTGAGAGGTCTCTCGCGTTGTAATGTGCTGGGTGCCCCAGGTTATCTACCAACAGCGAACAGCCTGGACATCCTGCATCGGGCCATCCACCCACACCTTCGGCGAACATAAAGTGATAGATCGCCAATTGCCGGCGGCCTTCGAAGAGGTCGATCAACGCAACTTTTCCGTGAGGGCCATCAAACCGATAGTCCTTCTCCACCGCAACCATTGGTAAGCGGCGTCGTTCCGCGGCCAAGGCATCGCGAAGACGTGTGGCTTTTTTCTCTTTCGCTCGCAGAGTCTCCATCGCTTGCTGCCACTCCGCTCGCGAAACGACGGGCGGCTGTCCGTCGACCGACGTGGTCGGTGAGATTGCATCCGCGGGGGCGGTCGCAGCTCGGATCTTCGCGTCGCGTTCGGCGATCAACGCATTGACATGAGCGTCCGCAGGTCGAATTTCAAACGGCCCCACGGTGACTCCGGGGTGCTGCGACATCAACGCGATCGCGTGATTGAGGTCGTTGGCTTCCAGAAGCAAGATTCCGCCCAAAAACTCCTTGGTCTCGGCGTAGGGACCGTCGGTCACGTCGACTTTGCCATTTTTGATTCGCAGGATGACCGCGTTCTTTGCTGAATCTAATGCTTCGCCTCCGATAAAATGGCCGCCGCGACGCAGTTCATCGTCATACGCGAAACAGGATTCCATGATCCGCTGCCCCTCTGGTGCGGGGAGGGCGGCAAATTGTTCCTCGTCAATGTATCCCAAACAGACAAATTTCATTTCATCCCTCCTCGTGCAATTCAGCGCTCAGCTTTGCCGACGACGTCAGCAACTACCAACTAGTCGAGCGCGCGGAGACGGGATCGACAAGAATCGGCTGCGGGAGGAGTGATTATTGGGAGCGCACCTGGCGACAGGTCACGGAAGCGTGCCGAAGAACTTATCGAGGGCAGGGGCAACCGCTTCGTTCACCTGGTCGACGTCGAAGAGGAGCCGAGGGGAGAAGGCTTCGGTGCGGAAATCACCGCCTGCGTACCGACAGGTACGATATCGATCCCTGTGGCTTCGATCGATCGGACGTGCTGGTACCGCTGTTGCATTCCGTCGCAGTGCAATTCGTAAACCGCAAGGATGCTAGGACGGGGGCGATTTCGTCGCCAAAAATGAAGTAGCCCCGTAAGCAATCCGCCGTGGCGTGACGGAGCCCGGCTAGCGAAAACGACAAAGGGGTTCAGCACTTCATCGATCGGTTCGATGTGGCCGTCCATGGGGCCACCAAAAAACTCGATGACGTATTGTTTGTTCGTTGGCATCGGATTCGTCTCCCAGGTTTGTAAACAATGCCTGTACGAGCAAACTCCATACCAGTCTCCCGATCGGTCGAGGAGATTTGATGTCGCCAAGTTGCGGATTGCAGGTGTTCAATAGGTCCCCACTTTTGTGACAGGCGAATCATCGCAAACGCCACAAAACAATGGCGTCAGCTTGCTCGAAATCTGAAAAGCTGATTCGAGACTTGGCATAGATTGCCTTTGCGTTGCGGGTCGGGTACATTTGTTCATCGGATTATTTCGGATTCGATTTCCGTTGGGCCGCGGCAGGAGAGGACCAAGATGACGACGATCTTTCGAATTCGAACCATGGCAGTGCTCGCCTCCCTTGGCTTGATGGTTACGGCCAACGCGGACATCATCACCTTCTCGCCGGTGCTCGACATGACCTCTACGGCGAACACGAGTTCTCCGATGACGCCCTACGTTGCCAATAACATGGTGCAAGCCCAGGGGCCGACGGGCATACCGGACAACGTGTCGCCGACCTACAGCGATACCTATTTCTTCCGCGACGCGGGGACGGGGATCGAGTTTTCGATCGATATGACCTGGAACGCCGCGATGGGGCTGAACCTAAATACAGGCGGCTCGGCGCTTGGCTTGGGAAGCAACAGCGTGATCGGATCGGGGGAGTTGGTGACGATCGGCTTGTCGGGGCTGAGCGTCGATCTGACCAACTACATCGACGGATCGTTTAACATGATTTCGAATCCGACGCTGGGAGCGACATCGCTCGCGTTTCGGCAGATCGATTTCAATGACTTTGGAGATACTACGATTGTCAACATAACGAATGGGATCGATACGGTATCGTTCAGCGAGGCTGCGCCGGTATCGGGAAACTTTGATCTCCCAGCGGACGGCCTGACCGATAGGGAACCAGCTCTGACGTTTAGTCTTAATAATATGTCGTTTGATACCGATTTCAATATCTCGGCGGTGCAGTTGGCGATCACCGCCGATTTACAGGCGACAGCCGGTGTGCCCGAGCCGACTTCGATGCTGTTGACGCTGGTCGGCGGCGGTGCGACGCTAGGCATCGCACGCCGCAAGTCAAAGCGATCACGGGGCAATACCCAAACCGCCGCTGCGTTACCAAATCAATAACTCGACGTGTTATTCAGTTCGTCAAATTCGATCGGCTCCAATTTTAATCGTCGCCGACACTCATCGAGGATCGTTTGCGTGGCGCTGGCACCAACGCGGGTGACTCCCAACGCGCGGACCTCCAACAAACGATCGAGATCGCGGACGCCACCGGCCGCTTTGACCTGAACCTGGGGCGCCGACTTCTCTCGCATCCATTGAAGATCCTCCAACGTCGCCCCGCCGGTCCCGTAGCCGGTGGAGGTCTTAACCCAATCGGCCCCAAGTTCGCTGCAGATCGCGCACAACCGCGACTTCTGATCCTCGTCGAGGTAGCAGTTCTCGAAGATCACCTTCACCTTCTGCCCGGCTGCGTGAGCCACATCGATGACGGCCTTGATATCGCGAGTGACGTAGTCCCAGTCGCCGCTGAGAACCTTCGAGATGTTCACGACCATGTCCAATTCTTGACATCCATCGTCGATCGCTTGTTGGGCTTCGGCAGCTTTGATCGCTGTCGTGTGCCCGCCGTGTGGGAACCCGATCGTTGTGCTCGTTTGAACCGTGCTGCCAGCCAACCGGTCGGCGCAGCGCTTCACGTAATACGGCAGGATGCAAACGCTAGCCACATCGTACGCCAGCGCCAGCGAGATCCCCGCCTCCAGTGTTTCGGTCTTCAAGAAGGGCTGCAGCAGCGAATGGTCCAGCATCTTGGCGATCTCTTCGTAACGGTAGTCCATGTCGAATTTCTTCCTTGGGGATTCTTGAGGGGTGAGGGAGGCGTCGGGTTCCGCGACTGAGATTATGGAGCGAACCGGACGACGGTTCTATATGGGGCACCAATTCCTGAAGTCCCCTTCGGTCTGCTACAATGCCGCGAAACTTACCCTCGCCGGCGGTTGGCGAGTTTCAATGCACCGAACCATCAGGTTCAGGAAGATCCGATGACAAACGCCCCCTCCGATAAACCCAAAGTTCTGATCATCATCGGCGACGCGTCCGAGACGCTCGACACGATGTATCCCTTCTACCGCCTGCAGGAAGCTGGCTTTCAACCCGTGGTGGCCGCTCCCGAAAAACGCCTTTATCAAATGGTGATGCACGAAGTGAAGCCGGGCTGGACGATCACCAAGGAATGGGAAGGCTACACGATCAATGCCGACGTCGCCTTTTCTGAAATCAAAGAGGAAGAATATGCGGGGATCATGTTCTCCGGCGGTCGGGCTCCCGAATACATCCGCTACGACGAAGACCTCGTCCGCGTCACGAAGCACTTTTTCGAAGCGGGCAAACCGATCGCCAGCGTTTGCCATGGCGTCGAGATCCCCGCTTACGCCGATTGCGTTCGCGGACGCAAAATGGCAACGGTGCCGAAGTGCAAGTTCGATCTGGAGGTCTGCGGTGGCACGTTTGTCAACGAAGCCTGCGTGATCGATGGCAACCTGGTCAGCGGACGAACCTTCCACGACAACGGCTTCTACGTCGGTCCGTGGATCGATTTGTTAGTCAAAGCACGCGATGAAGCGACCGTTGCCGCAGGCTAAGCAGCAAGCAGCAAGTTTTGTAGGTCAACCGCGCGGGCATCGCCCCGCGTTTTGCAGGGCAGCGCGGCCCGATGGGCTCGCGGTTAAACGCAATACCGTTCAACGAAGGAGCCTCGGACCGTCGCAAGAATTGGCGGCGGGATGTAGTGGACGAGGTTACGAGTCCCCGCGATTTGGTCTGATGCATGTAAAAGGACTCGTAGCCTCGTCCACTACGCATCGTTGAACGGATCGCGGTTAAACGAAAAAAGACAAGACGACCTGCTTAGGCCACTTTAGAATCGCTATTCTCGAAGCGTTGGGGAAAACGAATGAACGACCTCAATCC from Rosistilla carotiformis includes the following:
- a CDS encoding DUF1588 domain-containing protein; its protein translation is MLRLSSLLAFLLIVPSLGSWTVADQPPMSGATATAFLHQYCIDCHDANTQEGGVALDELSDATIDNAELWKTVWEQVALKEMPPADELQPDPILRWKLSTWITAELQRAMKDHGGFETHLHPTKGNHLDHDLLFGEIPGWIEPTSTPARLWRLHPQEHLTRLNELITREPDFDSKRPGLRTRGDHINPNLDGEVKVYYGLDRVIGWVGGTAAYAAAITGFPPMLTTENHHGLRNYANLYSVNGSEATQIANTAEDILRFMAYGPDAEPYQFADKVGQIDKKYKHGDLRGLAQSLFYGKSPKRPITPVHDLMAKENDTQQDRIVAVNYLFEALTCRPPTDAETAEYLGLLNDAIADLGKEDGALLGLTPIFLDRDALFRPELAEYGTPDQYGRVLLQDQELALAINAAFSYIPPDEALQQAVADGRLKTRQDAKREIERILADDSIRKPRVLQFFREFFDYDRAGHVCKDNKALVGAGGEVNAERHYRAMFAMTANTDRLIELILQEDKNVLGELLTTDRVVYNAPQDAPYFGQFISSDPPPKPKAVEGKKPARQMRRVTIQNAKLPKGETIHARVAQVVKPLNTARTLTTLPPDQRRGILTHPSWLVAHTDAMDNHAILRGRWIRERLLGDAVPDVPITVDAMLPVEPKSTLRHRMRVTRADECWRCHRKMDPLGLPFEMYNHLGLYRTEEQKEPVDTSGAIIDSGDPELDGPVENALEMINRLATSQRVQQVFVRHAFRFWMGRNETIHDAPVLQDAHRAYQESGGSMKALLASLLTSDAYLYRKVDRGADADG
- a CDS encoding YciI family protein codes for the protein MKYMLLIYGSEESWTEAERKACMVESMGITDELAKSGKWIASSPLHSVTTATSVRVREGKRQVTDGPFAETTEQLGGYYIIDVDDLDEAIAIASRLPPAKKGTVEIRPLFPLPDVDPQ
- a CDS encoding DUF899 family protein, with the protein product MKFVCLGYIDEEQFAALPAPEGQRIMESCFAYDDELRRGGHFIGGEALDSAKNAVILRIKNGKVDVTDGPYAETKEFLGGILLLEANDLNHAIALMSQHPGVTVGPFEIRPADAHVNALIAERDAKIRAATAPADAISPTTSVDGQPPVVSRAEWQQAMETLRAKEKKATRLRDALAAERRRLPMVAVEKDYRFDGPHGKVALIDLFEGRRQLAIYHFMFAEGVGGWPDAGCPGCSLLVDNLGHPAHYNARDLSLALVSRGPLANLLTYQKRMGWKLPWYSSAGTTFNEDFGVSTPDGETHGLSIFLRDDQKIYQTYFTGKRGAEVLLSNFTLLDLTPLGRQEMWEDSPPGWPQSEPYQWWRRHDEYDTTDLVEIQS
- a CDS encoding PEP-CTERM sorting domain-containing protein (PEP-CTERM proteins occur, often in large numbers, in the proteomes of bacteria that also encode an exosortase, a predicted intramembrane cysteine proteinase. The presence of a PEP-CTERM domain at a protein's C-terminus predicts cleavage within the sorting domain, followed by covalent anchoring to some some component of the (usually Gram-negative) cell surface. Many PEP-CTERM proteins exhibit an unusual sequence composition that includes large numbers of potential glycosylation sites. Expression of one such protein has been shown restore the ability of a bacterium to form floc, a type of biofilm.); translation: MTTIFRIRTMAVLASLGLMVTANADIITFSPVLDMTSTANTSSPMTPYVANNMVQAQGPTGIPDNVSPTYSDTYFFRDAGTGIEFSIDMTWNAAMGLNLNTGGSALGLGSNSVIGSGELVTIGLSGLSVDLTNYIDGSFNMISNPTLGATSLAFRQIDFNDFGDTTIVNITNGIDTVSFSEAAPVSGNFDLPADGLTDREPALTFSLNNMSFDTDFNISAVQLAITADLQATAGVPEPTSMLLTLVGGGATLGIARRKSKRSRGNTQTAAALPNQ
- the deoC gene encoding deoxyribose-phosphate aldolase — its product is MDYRYEEIAKMLDHSLLQPFLKTETLEAGISLALAYDVASVCILPYYVKRCADRLAGSTVQTSTTIGFPHGGHTTAIKAAEAQQAIDDGCQELDMVVNISKVLSGDWDYVTRDIKAVIDVAHAAGQKVKVIFENCYLDEDQKSRLCAICSELGADWVKTSTGYGTGGATLEDLQWMREKSAPQVQVKAAGGVRDLDRLLEVRALGVTRVGASATQTILDECRRRLKLEPIEFDELNNTSSY
- a CDS encoding DJ-1/PfpI family protein, whose protein sequence is MTNAPSDKPKVLIIIGDASETLDTMYPFYRLQEAGFQPVVAAPEKRLYQMVMHEVKPGWTITKEWEGYTINADVAFSEIKEEEYAGIMFSGGRAPEYIRYDEDLVRVTKHFFEAGKPIASVCHGVEIPAYADCVRGRKMATVPKCKFDLEVCGGTFVNEACVIDGNLVSGRTFHDNGFYVGPWIDLLVKARDEATVAAG